The following coding sequences lie in one Thermosulfuriphilus ammonigenes genomic window:
- a CDS encoding response regulator, translating to MKDNIRSSGLYDEKGLLTYAMLDQAYHATPCPTRIIDLNGRILSQNRAMNQIVKVVGDEYQGKYCYELLRTIEVCQTDLCPLRQIEAGRQIVTLNADRETFDGHSFPAKIMAAPFRDPEGKIIGIIEITFDLTEHVEIIQQLEATNQSLQIIQRELEAYSQFVTELVKEIRLDSLAHKALKGLVQESQSQLGIIYLLDGQDGDQLLKPLTTWGIEGSPPVFSVGQGLSGQVAKDGSPLFLREVPEDYFRIGSGLGESPPRSLALFPLKVGDQLVGLVELASIQDLSPKEAFLKGLINQLAIALFNAVSRQKIEELNLELQEKNRLLELQNEELQAQSEELMAQAEEIQSQAEELAAQRDVLEKKNLEIEEANRLKSEFLSNMSHELRTPLNAVLGMARLMLDEAAGPLTERQREYLEVIIRNGNSLLELINDILDLNRIESGKIDISFAEFSLDDLLKDVESSIRPLAEKKNLRFILSSQEAPKTIVTDQKRLRQILINLLSNAVKFTEEGEVELKIRFKEGPERDFVCFEVRDTGIGIPPGQEKVIFEAFRQINGSITRKYGGSGLGLHIVKKLTELLGGEISVRSQPGKGSVFSLTLPRDRRSKRRPSDESWKALVKQALHKEVDPQVKTSGEEKKVLVVDDDMIVIRELGVLLRSTGWRLFFAFDGQGGLKIAQEKRPDLIILDLKMPIMDGFTFLEHLVKDPEIADIPVIVLTSMDLNEAQIRELKGNIQGIIYKGNIGREELINQIKKALDSMASPELVKEPPPARIRPGGRKILVAEDNPDNQYFIEEILKRHGFKIIRALNGREAIELASLERPDLILMDIQMPEISGLEAGQLIRRLPGLEDVPIIALTAKAMAGDREKILASGCNDYIAKPFVPEDLINVVYKWLPKN from the coding sequence ATGAAGGATAACATACGCTCTTCAGGACTTTACGATGAAAAAGGGCTTCTTACTTATGCCATGCTTGATCAGGCTTACCACGCTACCCCCTGCCCCACCAGGATTATAGACCTAAATGGGCGGATTCTCTCCCAGAATCGAGCCATGAACCAGATTGTCAAGGTGGTCGGTGATGAGTATCAGGGGAAATATTGTTATGAGCTCCTGCGCACCATTGAAGTCTGCCAGACCGATCTCTGCCCCTTACGCCAAATAGAAGCCGGGCGCCAGATAGTAACCCTTAATGCTGACCGAGAAACCTTTGATGGCCATAGTTTTCCGGCCAAGATTATGGCTGCTCCCTTCAGAGATCCTGAAGGCAAAATAATAGGCATAATCGAGATAACTTTTGATCTTACAGAACATGTAGAGATTATCCAGCAACTTGAGGCCACTAACCAATCCCTTCAGATTATTCAGAGAGAGCTTGAGGCCTACAGTCAGTTTGTCACAGAATTAGTTAAAGAGATACGCCTTGATTCTTTAGCTCATAAGGCCTTAAAAGGGCTTGTCCAAGAAAGTCAAAGCCAGTTGGGGATTATCTATCTTCTTGATGGCCAGGACGGTGACCAACTACTCAAGCCCCTTACAACCTGGGGAATAGAAGGAAGTCCGCCGGTATTTTCTGTAGGACAGGGTCTCTCGGGTCAGGTGGCCAAAGATGGAAGTCCTCTCTTTTTGAGAGAGGTACCAGAAGACTATTTTCGAATTGGCTCAGGATTGGGAGAGAGTCCTCCACGAAGTTTGGCCCTCTTTCCTCTTAAGGTCGGAGATCAGCTTGTGGGCTTGGTAGAGCTGGCCAGCATACAGGACCTCTCCCCCAAAGAGGCCTTTCTTAAAGGGCTAATTAACCAACTGGCTATCGCCTTGTTCAATGCTGTTAGCCGTCAGAAGATTGAGGAACTTAACCTTGAACTTCAAGAAAAGAATCGTCTCCTTGAGCTCCAGAACGAGGAGCTTCAGGCCCAAAGCGAGGAGCTTATGGCCCAGGCCGAAGAAATTCAGTCCCAGGCCGAAGAGTTGGCCGCTCAACGGGATGTCCTGGAAAAGAAAAATCTAGAAATAGAAGAGGCTAATCGCTTAAAAAGTGAATTTCTTTCTAATATGAGCCATGAGCTGCGCACTCCCCTTAATGCTGTCTTGGGAATGGCCAGGTTGATGCTTGACGAGGCTGCTGGCCCCCTTACGGAACGTCAGAGAGAGTATCTCGAGGTTATCATCCGCAATGGCAACTCGCTACTTGAGCTTATAAATGACATTTTGGATCTTAACCGCATCGAGTCAGGCAAAATAGATATCTCATTTGCTGAATTCTCCCTGGATGACCTTCTTAAAGATGTTGAATCCAGCATCCGCCCCCTGGCGGAAAAAAAGAATCTCCGGTTCATTCTCTCTAGCCAAGAGGCCCCCAAAACTATAGTCACCGACCAGAAAAGACTCCGCCAAATTCTAATTAACCTTCTCTCCAATGCCGTGAAGTTTACTGAGGAGGGGGAGGTGGAACTTAAGATCCGCTTTAAAGAAGGGCCGGAGCGGGATTTTGTCTGCTTTGAGGTGAGGGATACAGGAATTGGTATCCCACCAGGACAAGAAAAGGTTATATTTGAGGCCTTTCGCCAGATAAATGGCTCTATTACTCGTAAATATGGTGGCTCTGGTCTGGGACTTCACATTGTCAAAAAGCTAACCGAGCTTTTAGGAGGTGAGATCTCGGTAAGAAGCCAGCCCGGTAAGGGGTCTGTCTTCAGTCTCACCCTTCCTCGAGATCGCCGCAGTAAGAGACGTCCATCGGATGAATCTTGGAAGGCTTTGGTCAAACAGGCTTTACACAAAGAAGTTGATCCCCAGGTGAAAACCTCCGGTGAAGAGAAAAAAGTCTTAGTGGTAGATGATGATATGATCGTCATCCGGGAACTGGGGGTTCTTTTAAGGAGCACCGGATGGCGGCTCTTTTTTGCCTTTGATGGCCAAGGAGGGCTTAAGATTGCCCAAGAAAAGCGACCAGATCTCATCATTCTGGATCTCAAAATGCCTATTATGGATGGTTTCACCTTTCTGGAGCACTTGGTTAAAGACCCCGAGATAGCTGATATCCCGGTTATAGTTCTCACCTCTATGGATCTAAATGAAGCCCAAATTCGGGAACTTAAGGGCAATATTCAAGGAATCATTTACAAAGGAAACATTGGTCGGGAGGAATTAATAAATCAGATCAAGAAGGCCCTTGATTCCATGGCCTCCCCTGAGCTTGTCAAGGAGCCACCACCGGCCAGGATACGACCTGGAGGGAGAAAGATTTTGGTGGCCGAAGACAACCCTGACAATCAATACTTCATCGAAGAGATCCTTAAAAGACATGGATTCAAGATCATCCGGGCCCTAAATGGACGAGAGGCCATTGAGCTGGCCTCACTGGAAAGGCCCGATCTCATCCTTATGGATATTCAAATGCCAGAGATAAGTGGGCTGGAGGCGGGGCAACTCATCCGAAGGCTTCCTGGTCTGGAAGACGTGCCCATCATAGCCCTGACAGCCAAGGCCATGGCCGGAGATCGAGAAAAGATCCTGGCCAGCGGCTGTAATGACTACATTGCCAAGCCTTTTGTTCCCGAAGATTTGATCAACGTGGTCTACAAATGGCTCCCCAAAAATTAG
- a CDS encoding CheR family methyltransferase — MRPVGWLTLFSDSKSEEILEAILQEVRMQIGIDFREYNRNTLKRRLARRMALAACNHLEEYLDFLKTTPSEGIALAQEFTIKVSRFFRDKEVFEFLKEKILPGLFRQAKRDFGLIRIWSIGCARGEEPYSLAILIQELKEALLLEEIVCRIFATDIDQQALDSARKGVFGPEALKDVSPEIIEKYFIPLSGPKPLFQVRPEIQKMVDFLHHDVTSPQTTSPPPGIYHEYQLILCRYLLIYCSQTLKGRVLKKLYRALAPEGFLVLGKAESVCPELGDFFELIDKEAQIYRKRGQNEG; from the coding sequence ATGAGGCCTGTGGGCTGGTTAACACTATTTTCTGACTCAAAAAGTGAGGAAATCCTGGAAGCCATTCTCCAGGAGGTCCGGATGCAAATTGGGATCGACTTTCGGGAATATAATCGCAACACCCTTAAAAGGCGTCTGGCCAGAAGGATGGCCCTGGCGGCTTGCAACCATCTTGAGGAATATCTGGATTTTCTTAAAACCACCCCCTCTGAGGGAATAGCCTTAGCCCAAGAATTTACCATTAAAGTGAGTCGCTTCTTTCGGGACAAAGAGGTCTTTGAATTTTTAAAGGAAAAGATCCTGCCCGGGCTTTTCAGACAGGCTAAAAGGGACTTCGGACTGATCCGCATCTGGAGCATCGGTTGCGCCCGTGGAGAAGAGCCTTACTCCTTGGCCATTTTGATCCAAGAGCTAAAAGAGGCCCTCCTCTTGGAGGAGATCGTCTGCCGAATATTTGCTACCGATATAGACCAACAAGCCCTGGATTCAGCCAGAAAGGGTGTCTTTGGCCCCGAGGCTTTGAAAGATGTCAGCCCGGAAATCATCGAAAAATACTTTATTCCCTTATCTGGCCCCAAACCTCTTTTTCAGGTCCGCCCGGAGATCCAAAAAATGGTTGATTTTCTCCATCATGATGTTACCTCCCCCCAAACAACCTCACCGCCACCAGGGATCTACCACGAATATCAGCTGATTCTCTGTCGCTACCTTCTTATTTATTGCTCCCAGACCCTTAAAGGACGAGTCCTAAAAAAGCTTTACCGCGCTCTAGCTCCTGAGGGTTTTCTGGTGCTGGGTAAGGCAGAGTCAGTTTGTCCAGAACTCGGTGATTTTTTTGAACTTATAGACAAAGAAGCCCAAATATACAGAAAAAGGGGGCAAAATGAAGGATAA
- a CDS encoding HDOD domain-containing protein, translating into MSLKVGSLHGEDFPFTGSPVLVSPGEAAWGKNLILETILGACVGVAIYDLKRNIGGLLHAILPEGSPEKEAEYPYRYVRSGIQALYQEILALGGKNEDLVAVVTGGASVLREPDRHAVGARNALASRRYLKELAIPVIREDVGGHFPRRLLLDLNTLKVKITSSSRKAIKGPVPQETPLIEEIQRLEERIDRLHPQTELALKVWRLARDPTVNFKNLEKEILKDQALTANILKVSNSAFYGLKEKVSSLSQAIAFLGLETFRRVVMVSALAGVYDRDLPGYQLERKELFRHALACAMISELIARRIGIKEKEEIYIAGLIHDIGKILLDEFARDLFDQIIRLVLFHNRLFLEAERELIGTDHATVGGIVAQRWGFPPALLEAIIFHHEPSMAPSNPEVAAVVHLANIVASYLGVSGGQGSFSNPLDPRAMEILSLDDMDSILDEACGLVNTIF; encoded by the coding sequence ATGAGTCTGAAAGTGGGGTCTCTCCATGGAGAAGATTTTCCTTTTACCGGAAGTCCGGTATTAGTATCACCAGGAGAAGCAGCCTGGGGGAAAAACCTGATCCTTGAAACCATCCTGGGCGCCTGTGTAGGAGTGGCTATCTATGATCTTAAAAGAAACATCGGAGGACTTCTCCACGCCATCCTTCCGGAGGGATCACCAGAGAAAGAAGCTGAATACCCCTATAGATATGTCCGAAGCGGGATTCAAGCTCTCTACCAAGAGATATTAGCCCTTGGGGGAAAAAACGAAGATCTGGTAGCCGTGGTTACTGGAGGCGCCTCGGTACTTAGGGAACCAGATCGTCATGCTGTAGGGGCCCGAAACGCTCTAGCCAGCCGACGATACCTAAAAGAACTGGCCATCCCAGTAATAAGAGAAGATGTAGGAGGACACTTTCCTCGCCGTCTCCTGCTTGATCTGAACACCCTTAAGGTAAAAATTACTTCTTCATCCCGAAAGGCCATAAAGGGACCCGTCCCTCAGGAAACCCCACTTATTGAGGAGATTCAAAGGCTTGAAGAAAGGATCGACCGTCTTCATCCTCAAACAGAATTGGCTCTTAAAGTCTGGAGGTTAGCCCGTGATCCAACCGTAAATTTTAAGAATCTTGAAAAAGAAATCCTTAAAGATCAGGCCTTAACGGCCAATATTCTCAAGGTTTCCAACTCTGCCTTCTATGGTCTCAAAGAAAAGGTTTCATCTCTCTCCCAGGCTATTGCCTTTTTGGGGCTAGAGACCTTCCGAAGGGTGGTTATGGTTTCGGCTTTGGCGGGTGTGTATGATCGTGACCTACCTGGCTACCAGCTTGAGAGAAAAGAACTCTTCCGCCACGCCTTAGCCTGTGCCATGATCTCGGAGCTTATAGCCCGAAGAATAGGAATCAAGGAAAAAGAAGAGATCTATATCGCTGGTCTTATCCATGATATAGGCAAGATTCTCCTAGACGAGTTTGCCCGCGATCTCTTTGATCAAATCATCCGCCTGGTTCTTTTTCACAATCGGCTCTTTTTAGAGGCTGAGAGAGAGCTCATAGGAACAGACCATGCTACCGTGGGGGGGATTGTGGCCCAAAGATGGGGTTTCCCCCCGGCCCTGCTTGAGGCCATAATTTTCCACCATGAGCCTTCTATGGCCCCCTCAAACCCTGAGGTAGCAGCTGTAGTTCATTTGGCCAATATTGTCGCCTCCTATCTAGGGGTAAGTGGGGGGCAGGGTAGTTTTTCTAATCCTCTTGATCCTAGGGCGATGGAGATCCTGTCCCTAGACGACATGGATTCCATTTTGGATGAGGCCTGTGGGCTGGTTAACACTATTTTCTGA
- a CDS encoding ATP-binding protein produces the protein MVLSESSEKGLSRPTQAIKEKDSSWAQAEKVPLNKLLSKVTTLSEPAFLTSEMGMIIEANQAFEDCLRLPRQEILGASCYKLIHGTNQRPPSCPFSQKGTPALRIPFFWRGGLYLILLKKFRDSEGRGRYLLHTLKEVDGYKELNPLGLLDHLPLPIFRMEPRPDGHLLSVNQALRQWLGQNELNGQRLASFAMDVSAWEKMVQQLLSGEIIKGVEMGFRGPQGRPLWGAIYASLTFDQTGQPESICGVIRDISQEVRQRIIQRAAEDIRNSHYRLISRLKQQLQNLTYRLLEAQEDERRRISMEIHDGIGQVLSAVRYTLEHVLVSHQQGRGLEAPKIEEALELLDKVMQETRHIILNLRPPLLDDLGLEATLRWYIDHVTSGTNLTCQLFFEVEEEAIPEAYKIILYRITQEALSNVIKHARADSVSIRLKRDGKRILLTIEDNGIGFNPQEENNQQRPGGYGLMSIRQRACFVGATFEIHSRPGEGTKIEVGFPI, from the coding sequence ATGGTGCTTAGTGAATCTTCTGAAAAAGGCCTTTCTCGCCCCACACAGGCCATAAAAGAGAAGGATTCTTCTTGGGCCCAGGCAGAGAAGGTCCCCCTTAATAAACTCCTCAGTAAGGTTACCACCCTCTCAGAGCCCGCCTTTCTAACCAGCGAAATGGGGATGATTATCGAAGCCAATCAGGCCTTTGAAGATTGCCTCCGGCTCCCTCGTCAGGAGATTCTAGGAGCCTCTTGTTATAAGCTGATCCACGGAACAAATCAGCGTCCCCCAAGCTGCCCCTTTTCCCAAAAGGGTACTCCCGCTTTACGGATCCCCTTTTTCTGGCGAGGGGGGTTATATCTTATCTTGCTTAAAAAATTCCGAGACTCTGAAGGTCGAGGGCGCTACCTGCTCCACACTTTAAAGGAGGTTGATGGTTACAAAGAACTCAACCCTTTGGGGCTCCTTGATCACCTCCCGCTGCCGATCTTTCGTATGGAACCCCGACCAGATGGTCACCTCCTTTCAGTCAACCAGGCTCTGAGGCAGTGGCTGGGCCAAAATGAGCTTAACGGCCAGAGGCTTGCCTCCTTTGCCATGGATGTTTCAGCCTGGGAAAAAATGGTCCAGCAACTCCTTTCTGGAGAAATAATCAAGGGAGTGGAGATGGGATTCCGTGGTCCCCAAGGGCGGCCTCTCTGGGGGGCTATCTATGCCAGCCTCACCTTTGATCAGACCGGACAACCTGAAAGTATTTGCGGTGTCATTCGAGACATCAGCCAAGAAGTCCGCCAGAGGATAATCCAGCGGGCTGCCGAAGATATTCGCAACTCCCACTATCGTCTCATCTCTCGTCTTAAACAACAGCTTCAAAACCTGACCTACCGCCTTCTAGAGGCCCAGGAAGACGAACGTCGACGAATCTCCATGGAGATTCATGACGGTATAGGCCAAGTCCTCAGCGCGGTGAGATATACATTGGAGCACGTACTGGTGAGTCATCAACAAGGAAGAGGGCTTGAGGCTCCCAAAATCGAAGAAGCTTTGGAACTTCTAGACAAAGTTATGCAGGAGACACGGCATATCATTCTCAATCTCCGTCCTCCCTTACTTGACGATCTGGGGCTTGAAGCCACCCTTCGTTGGTATATCGATCATGTTACTTCGGGAACTAATCTCACCTGCCAACTTTTCTTCGAGGTGGAGGAAGAGGCCATCCCTGAAGCCTACAAAATCATCCTTTATCGCATTACTCAGGAGGCCCTGAGTAACGTGATAAAACACGCCCGGGCAGATTCGGTCAGTATCCGCTTAAAAAGAGACGGTAAGCGCATTCTCTTAACTATTGAGGACAATGGAATTGGTTTCAATCCTCAAGAAGAGAATAACCAGCAACGTCCGGGAGGCTATGGCCTGATGAGTATTAGGCAGAGGGCCTGCTTTGTAGGAGCCACCTTTGAAATCCATTCCCGTCCTGGAGAGGGAACCAAAATCGAAGTGGGGTTTCCTATATGA
- a CDS encoding response regulator has protein sequence MAKINIFLVDDHTILREGLKGLLSLNPDFNVVGESDEGRKAISEIARLKPQVVIMDIRMEGLGGIEATKEIKRLCPETKVIVLTMYCHREYIYQALKAGADGYLLKGASFSELEMAIKAVVSGHRYLSPMVADQVVDGYLRVEKSINKTPLESLTKREREIVNLLAEGKSDRDISQILCISPHTVRVHLSNIMKKLGVKNRLEMLSFLHKVGWPPQ, from the coding sequence TTGGCTAAGATCAATATTTTTCTAGTAGATGATCACACCATTCTCAGAGAAGGCCTAAAAGGGCTACTTTCCCTTAATCCCGACTTCAATGTCGTTGGGGAATCAGATGAAGGCCGTAAAGCTATTAGTGAGATTGCCAGGTTAAAACCCCAGGTGGTCATCATGGATATCCGGATGGAGGGGTTAGGGGGCATAGAAGCCACAAAGGAGATCAAGCGTCTCTGTCCTGAAACCAAGGTCATTGTTTTAACTATGTATTGTCATCGAGAATACATTTACCAAGCCCTTAAGGCCGGAGCGGACGGTTATCTTCTCAAAGGCGCCTCTTTTTCCGAGTTAGAAATGGCTATCAAGGCTGTGGTCTCTGGACATCGGTATCTGAGCCCTATGGTGGCAGACCAAGTGGTAGATGGCTACTTACGGGTAGAAAAAAGCATTAACAAGACTCCCCTCGAGTCGCTGACAAAGAGAGAACGGGAAATTGTCAATCTTCTGGCCGAAGGTAAAAGTGACCGAGATATCTCGCAGATTCTCTGTATAAGTCCCCATACCGTCAGGGTTCATCTCTCCAACATTATGAAAAAGCTAGGAGTGAAGAATCGACTGGAAATGCTCTCCTTTCTTCACAAGGTGGGGTGGCCTCCTCAGTAA
- a CDS encoding putative metalloprotease CJM1_0395 family protein, which yields MELRKIDPASIRVFSSPSEQSPREATFQRVKESSSEAPKSSDHLSLSRVKGKDGQPLSPEELAEIRRLKQIDAQVRAHEMAHLTVGGQYVRGGPHYQYRTGPDGRKYAVGGEVSIDTSSIPGDPRATLAKMRQVKRAALAPANPSPQDYRVAAKASQKEREALEEILKELIEKRQMADQGKYTTSSVSAPVPGELISFFI from the coding sequence ATGGAGCTCCGAAAGATAGACCCTGCCAGCATAAGGGTCTTTTCCTCTCCCTCGGAACAATCTCCGAGGGAAGCCACCTTCCAGAGGGTCAAAGAGTCTTCGTCTGAGGCCCCGAAGAGCTCTGACCACCTCTCCCTTTCTAGGGTTAAGGGCAAAGACGGTCAACCTTTAAGTCCTGAGGAACTTGCCGAAATTCGTCGCCTCAAACAAATCGATGCCCAAGTAAGAGCCCATGAGATGGCCCATCTTACTGTAGGTGGCCAGTATGTGCGAGGTGGCCCCCATTATCAGTACCGAACCGGGCCTGATGGCCGAAAATATGCTGTTGGCGGTGAGGTTTCCATCGACACCAGCAGTATCCCGGGTGATCCGAGGGCCACACTTGCTAAGATGAGACAAGTCAAAAGAGCCGCTCTGGCCCCTGCCAATCCTTCCCCCCAAGACTATCGGGTAGCTGCTAAAGCTTCCCAAAAAGAAAGAGAGGCCCTTGAGGAGATTCTAAAAGAACTTATAGAAAAAAGACAGATGGCTGATCAGGGTAAATACACTACCTCGTCGGTCTCCGCTCCAGTACCAGGGGAGTTGATAAGTTTTTTTATTTAA
- the fliD gene encoding flagellar filament capping protein FliD translates to MAISVSGLVSGLDVDNIIQQLVELERRPIKLLENQEEIYNVKLSAYGTLRAALNTLASEVSSLKNSSSFEAYQASSSDESILTVSTTGTPLPGSHEITVNRLATSQKLQSAAFSSSTATIGTGTLRITVSSGTPVDIEITSTNNSLSGIAQAINEANAGVSAQVVNDGTGNYYLLLSANQTGASNTITIDIDEDGDGVFNEAPDEQDTTGLSALAYNSSVTNMTETQAAQDAELIFDGLTVYRSSNTFSDLIEGVEISLVSADSTKTVTISISRDIASVKAKLATFVEAYNGVVSAFQELQKYDAATGETGALFGDATTTMMRTRLQRVTTTQVTSLPAEVNSLAAIGIAFNEDGKLEVDDTRLTEVLQNYPDQVSTLFTDSTNGLMVKLDSTLDSFLNETDGAITSREDGIQESLDRIAKRKEVLEERISRYEERLRKQFNNLELILGQYQQTSDYLSRQIDLLTAIAKGGQKS, encoded by the coding sequence ATGGCTATCAGCGTAAGTGGTCTGGTATCCGGCCTAGATGTTGACAACATCATTCAACAATTGGTGGAGCTTGAGCGGCGTCCTATAAAGCTCCTGGAGAACCAGGAAGAGATCTACAATGTAAAACTGAGTGCCTACGGAACCTTACGGGCAGCCCTAAATACCCTAGCCAGTGAGGTTTCAAGCTTAAAAAATTCTAGCTCCTTTGAGGCCTATCAGGCCTCAAGTTCTGATGAGAGTATTCTTACTGTTTCAACCACCGGCACCCCTTTACCCGGAAGCCATGAAATTACTGTCAACCGCCTGGCTACCTCTCAAAAGCTCCAAAGCGCTGCCTTTTCCTCCTCTACGGCCACCATAGGCACCGGAACCTTAAGGATCACCGTAAGCTCTGGAACCCCGGTTGATATAGAAATCACCAGCACCAACAACTCCCTTTCGGGAATTGCTCAGGCCATAAACGAGGCCAATGCCGGAGTAAGTGCCCAGGTTGTTAACGACGGAACAGGCAATTATTACCTCCTTCTTTCGGCCAACCAGACCGGGGCAAGTAATACCATCACCATCGATATAGACGAAGACGGTGACGGCGTATTTAATGAAGCCCCAGATGAGCAGGATACCACCGGCCTTTCGGCTTTGGCTTATAATAGTTCGGTCACCAACATGACCGAAACCCAGGCGGCCCAAGATGCCGAACTTATATTTGATGGTCTCACTGTTTATCGCTCCTCTAATACCTTCAGTGATCTTATCGAGGGGGTGGAGATAAGCCTAGTCTCCGCAGACTCCACCAAGACTGTCACTATAAGTATCTCCCGGGATATAGCCTCTGTTAAGGCAAAGCTGGCGACCTTTGTGGAGGCTTATAATGGAGTGGTCTCCGCCTTTCAGGAACTCCAAAAATACGACGCAGCTACTGGGGAGACGGGGGCCCTATTTGGAGACGCTACCACCACCATGATGCGAACCAGGCTTCAGCGGGTGACCACCACTCAGGTAACCTCTTTGCCGGCAGAAGTAAACAGTTTGGCAGCCATTGGAATTGCTTTTAACGAAGATGGAAAGCTTGAGGTAGACGACACTCGTCTAACCGAAGTCCTCCAGAACTATCCTGATCAGGTTTCCACCCTTTTTACTGATAGTACCAATGGTTTGATGGTCAAACTGGACAGTACCCTTGATTCCTTCCTTAATGAAACAGATGGAGCTATCACCAGCCGTGAAGATGGAATCCAGGAGTCCCTTGACCGGATTGCCAAGCGAAAAGAAGTCCTTGAGGAGCGGATCAGCCGTTATGAAGAGCGATTAAGGAAACAATTTAATAACCTTGAACTTATCCTTGGACAGTATCAGCAGACCTCAGATTACCTGAGCCGGCAGATAGATTTGCTCACTGCCATAGCTAAAGGAGGCCAAAAATCATAG
- the fliT gene encoding flagellar protein FliT produces MNNLYSLLNQLISLSQEIGELLNQDRYEELNPLMSQRAVLYEELRKREDLLGPEMLPFLKELRALEESVEQLAREKKKAIAQKLSQIPRKKEALKAYEGYRAL; encoded by the coding sequence ATGAATAACCTCTATAGCCTCTTAAATCAGCTAATTTCTCTTTCTCAGGAAATAGGCGAACTCCTCAACCAAGATCGATATGAAGAGTTAAATCCCCTTATGTCTCAAAGGGCTGTCCTTTATGAAGAATTGAGAAAAAGAGAAGATTTATTAGGGCCAGAGATGCTCCCCTTTTTAAAGGAACTCCGGGCCCTTGAGGAGAGCGTAGAGCAACTGGCTCGAGAGAAGAAAAAGGCCATAGCCCAGAAGCTCTCCCAGATTCCCCGAAAAAAAGAGGCTCTCAAGGCCTACGAAGGGTATCGGGCCCTTTGA
- the fliS gene encoding flagellar export chaperone FliS, protein MSNPAMALATYKQVETTTFTDKGWILLKLYEGLLESVRMATKAILAGNMAEKGRHLTKAIAIVGELNAALDRNLQEELVANLEGLYLFIQQELTWANLKNEVSHLKNVEKVLNILYEAWKEAVKQERKAEKENE, encoded by the coding sequence ATGTCTAACCCAGCCATGGCGCTTGCCACATATAAACAAGTCGAAACCACCACCTTTACCGATAAAGGATGGATTCTTTTAAAACTCTATGAGGGGCTACTGGAATCTGTCCGTATGGCTACCAAGGCCATTTTAGCCGGAAATATGGCCGAAAAGGGGAGACACCTTACCAAAGCCATCGCCATTGTCGGAGAGCTTAATGCCGCCCTGGATCGCAACCTCCAGGAAGAGCTGGTGGCCAACCTTGAAGGGCTTTATCTATTTATCCAGCAGGAGCTCACCTGGGCCAATCTCAAAAATGAAGTCTCTCACCTTAAAAATGTCGAAAAGGTCTTGAATATTCTTTACGAGGCCTGGAAAGAGGCCGTTAAACAGGAAAGAAAGGCGGAAAAAGAAAATGAATAA